In one window of Pseudobacteriovorax antillogorgiicola DNA:
- the fliN gene encoding flagellar motor switch protein FliN, whose amino-acid sequence MASDDLNAEDFGLGSDFDDALAQASGDGGDGGGGGGGGGGDDDKGVVMTAEDSRLARTDFSKLKMILDVPLKVSVELGRTKMLVNDLLQLGQGSVIELDKIAGEPMEILINDKLVAMGEVVVVNEKFGVRLTDVVSQFGLGDLSQQEG is encoded by the coding sequence ATGGCATCTGATGATCTAAATGCAGAAGACTTTGGGCTCGGGAGTGATTTCGACGATGCCTTAGCTCAGGCTTCTGGTGACGGCGGCGATGGTGGTGGAGGCGGAGGCGGAGGTGGTGGTGACGATGACAAAGGTGTAGTCATGACTGCCGAGGACTCTCGTCTTGCGCGGACAGATTTCTCAAAACTAAAAATGATCCTGGATGTTCCTCTTAAGGTATCGGTCGAGTTGGGACGGACCAAGATGCTCGTCAATGACTTGCTTCAGTTGGGCCAAGGATCTGTAATTGAACTGGACAAAATTGCCGGTGAGCCGATGGAAATTCTGATCAATGACAAGCTTGTCGCCATGGGTGAGGTTGTTGTTGTGAACGAGAAATTTGGTGTTCGATTAACCGATGTTGTCTCTCAGTTTGGTCTGGGTGATCTAAGTCAGCAAGAGGGATAA
- a CDS encoding DUF493 family protein yields the protein MDQTYEQFRDRLEEGYDWPASYTFKFVVPKDKKGSLLSLAPMGEISEKLSSTGKYVSVTIKSMMETPDHVVDAYKRVSAIKGVISL from the coding sequence ATGGATCAAACCTATGAGCAGTTCCGCGACCGACTCGAAGAAGGGTACGACTGGCCTGCAAGCTACACCTTTAAGTTTGTAGTCCCAAAGGATAAGAAAGGCTCTTTGCTATCTCTCGCTCCGATGGGAGAAATTTCGGAAAAGCTTTCTTCAACTGGCAAATACGTATCTGTCACCATCAAATCTATGATGGAAACACCAGATCATGTGGTTGATGCTTATAAACGGGTGTCGGCGATCAAAGGCGTTATCAGCCTCTAA
- a CDS encoding single-stranded DNA-binding protein: MASVNKAIILGNLGQDPELKYTPSGTAVCTLSVATTDVRNDPNGGRQERTEWHRVVVWSKQAENCAKYLSKGRSVYVEGRIQTRSWEDQSGQKRYSTEVVAQTVQFIGGGASSRNNEYSSQPSGGYQQQNKSNFTPPPADPSPADHSFGGPDTASLDDIPF; encoded by the coding sequence ATGGCGTCTGTTAATAAAGCGATTATTTTGGGGAACCTTGGACAGGACCCTGAATTAAAATACACACCTAGCGGCACTGCAGTGTGTACTCTCAGCGTAGCTACAACGGACGTTCGCAACGATCCTAATGGTGGCCGACAGGAGCGCACAGAGTGGCATCGCGTTGTCGTCTGGAGCAAACAAGCGGAAAATTGCGCCAAATATCTCAGCAAGGGCCGCAGTGTTTATGTAGAAGGCCGCATCCAAACCCGTAGCTGGGAAGATCAAAGCGGTCAAAAGCGCTACTCTACAGAAGTGGTCGCGCAAACTGTCCAGTTCATTGGTGGCGGAGCGTCATCTAGGAACAATGAGTACAGCAGCCAGCCCAGCGGCGGCTACCAGCAGCAGAACAAGAGCAATTTCACACCACCACCAGCTGATCCATCCCCAGCTGACCACAGCTTTGGCGGACCTGATACTGCAAGTTTGGATGATATTCCCTTCTAG
- a CDS encoding flagellar biosynthetic protein FliO, with the protein MKVLQLVTMIVLVIGMELHASSKTFEVSAVKTDVDDQSSLISILYKDGVPKKDVTIEEHGTFIQVKVPATTVLEPGKFYDSKGPYFRKIATFQIDEQTAGIRMFVTQETKSLIGSLTTEFLNDRLLIHLDHKTVKPVHIDDSPPVGEVIARTKVRHDIEDPAKKIREAQSDSSKNEADMLGEELHEKLIYITIIGGGFLMLFFMSLTIRRLIAKTGLPRPDGKAVPMRTVASYSLAPKQNLTLVEVGRHQVLLGVSPDGINYLTSIPPDQPSSVGPSHDSLSYVRRSESPLLNQTKAPLGGQKPMNSNPAMETMNPVNRVMKKVAKEAEKGKRNEPQMNRDQGQEYEGVKTSFSTQKSGDSRSIEDVTNLIRSKLKNLPSV; encoded by the coding sequence ATGAAAGTGTTGCAACTAGTTACGATGATAGTTTTGGTCATTGGTATGGAACTTCATGCCAGTAGTAAGACTTTTGAAGTGAGTGCCGTGAAAACTGATGTCGATGATCAATCGAGTCTAATCTCGATCCTTTACAAGGATGGTGTGCCAAAAAAAGATGTTACTATTGAAGAGCATGGGACGTTTATTCAGGTGAAGGTGCCTGCTACAACAGTCTTGGAACCAGGGAAATTTTATGATTCCAAAGGTCCATACTTTCGAAAGATTGCTACCTTTCAAATTGACGAACAGACTGCGGGTATTCGAATGTTTGTCACTCAAGAAACCAAAAGCCTTATCGGCTCACTAACAACAGAGTTCCTAAATGATAGACTTCTTATTCATCTCGACCATAAAACTGTAAAACCTGTTCATATAGACGACTCACCCCCTGTTGGTGAGGTCATAGCTCGTACCAAAGTCCGGCACGATATTGAAGATCCTGCCAAAAAGATTAGAGAAGCTCAATCGGATTCTTCTAAAAATGAAGCTGATATGCTTGGGGAAGAATTACACGAAAAGCTGATCTATATAACGATCATTGGTGGTGGATTTTTAATGTTGTTCTTTATGAGTCTAACCATTCGGCGACTCATAGCCAAAACTGGTCTTCCTCGTCCTGATGGTAAAGCTGTACCGATGAGAACGGTTGCCAGCTATTCGTTGGCTCCGAAGCAAAATTTGACTCTAGTCGAAGTAGGCCGCCATCAAGTCCTGTTGGGTGTGTCCCCTGATGGCATCAATTATCTCACTTCGATTCCCCCTGATCAGCCCTCTTCTGTAGGCCCGTCTCATGATTCCCTATCGTATGTAAGGAGATCTGAGTCCCCCTTGCTAAACCAAACGAAAGCACCCCTTGGGGGCCAGAAGCCTATGAACTCAAATCCAGCTATGGAGACTATGAACCCTGTCAATCGAGTGATGAAGAAAGTTGCCAAAGAAGCGGAAAAGGGGAAAAGAAACGAACCCCAGATGAACCGAGATCAGGGGCAAGAGTACGAGGGTGTGAAAACTAGCTTTAGTACGCAAAAGAGTGGGGACTCAAGATCGATAGAAGATGTAACAAACTTAATCCGTAGCAAGCTAAAAAACTTGCCCTCAGTGTGA
- the rfaD gene encoding ADP-glyceromanno-heptose 6-epimerase, translating into MIVVTGGAGFIGSALIWALNEIGEQQIVSVDKLGMGEKWRNLVKRDVAFNLSIDEFLPWLEKNGDQVEAVFHMGACSSTTERDADFLMSNNVHYSQSLWSFCARKDIPFIYASSAATYGSKDNDFSDQHNQIDSLRPINKYGWSKQLFDRWALHQVSSPSQWFGLKFFNVYGPQEYHKGSQASVVFHAYPQIKHSGSLKLFKSYKEGIGHGEQMRDFVYVKDVVNVMIHLWQNGKQGQSGIYNLGTGQARSFADLGRAVFSALNTEEKFTWIEMPDNIKNQYQYFTEADLQKLRNEAGYDAPFHSLEAGVKDYVQNYLEEGDRFL; encoded by the coding sequence ATGATTGTAGTCACTGGAGGAGCTGGCTTTATTGGCAGTGCACTGATATGGGCTCTCAACGAGATCGGAGAGCAGCAAATTGTCTCTGTGGACAAGTTGGGGATGGGTGAAAAGTGGCGTAATTTGGTCAAGCGAGACGTGGCCTTCAATCTAAGCATCGATGAGTTCTTGCCGTGGCTTGAGAAGAATGGTGACCAAGTGGAGGCAGTTTTTCATATGGGTGCTTGTTCATCGACTACAGAGCGAGACGCCGACTTTTTGATGAGCAACAACGTCCATTATAGCCAGTCCCTGTGGTCGTTCTGCGCAAGGAAAGACATTCCATTTATCTACGCATCTTCAGCCGCGACCTATGGGTCAAAGGATAATGATTTTTCCGATCAACACAATCAGATCGACTCTTTGAGACCTATCAATAAGTATGGTTGGAGCAAACAGCTGTTCGATCGCTGGGCATTGCATCAAGTCTCTAGCCCTTCGCAGTGGTTCGGACTGAAGTTTTTTAACGTCTATGGCCCTCAGGAGTACCACAAGGGTTCGCAGGCCAGCGTTGTTTTTCACGCTTATCCCCAAATTAAGCATAGCGGCAGCCTAAAGCTTTTCAAATCCTACAAAGAGGGGATTGGCCATGGGGAGCAGATGCGAGACTTTGTTTATGTAAAAGACGTCGTCAACGTTATGATCCACCTTTGGCAAAACGGCAAGCAAGGCCAGTCTGGAATTTACAACCTCGGCACGGGGCAAGCTCGAAGTTTCGCAGATCTGGGGCGCGCCGTCTTTTCTGCGCTAAATACTGAGGAAAAGTTTACCTGGATTGAAATGCCAGACAACATTAAAAACCAGTACCAGTACTTCACCGAGGCCGATCTTCAAAAGCTCCGCAACGAAGCAGGCTATGACGCTCCGTTCCACAGCCTCGAAGCTGGGGTTAAGGACTATGTCCAAAACTACCTGGAAGAGGGTGATCGCTTCCTATAA
- a CDS encoding c-type cytochrome: protein MKLRQRLVELAAVLGILTLTGCNACTEQHNPRPDQERFQQEQDLGNAPKKTLNDDGSLPKVEEVKEESAGAAVASQDNAGVKKYQQFCVACHGANGAADGPAAMAMNPKPRNLTDPAWQDSVDDARIAKVIKEGGAAVGLSATMAPWGAVVSDEEIEQMVAYIRSMKK, encoded by the coding sequence ATGAAACTTCGTCAGAGACTGGTTGAACTTGCCGCCGTTCTAGGCATTCTCACACTGACTGGCTGTAACGCCTGTACGGAACAACATAACCCTCGGCCAGATCAGGAGCGCTTCCAACAAGAACAAGATCTTGGTAATGCTCCAAAGAAAACCCTGAACGACGATGGCAGCCTTCCTAAAGTTGAAGAAGTTAAGGAAGAGAGCGCTGGTGCAGCGGTCGCATCTCAAGACAATGCGGGCGTTAAAAAGTATCAGCAGTTCTGTGTTGCTTGTCACGGCGCGAATGGAGCTGCCGATGGTCCTGCAGCAATGGCTATGAATCCCAAACCTCGTAATTTAACCGATCCTGCATGGCAAGACTCAGTGGACGATGCGCGGATTGCAAAAGTCATTAAAGAAGGTGGTGCAGCTGTCGGCCTTAGCGCAACCATGGCTCCATGGGGCGCAGTGGTAAGCGACGAAGAGATTGAACAAATGGTCGCCTATATTCGAAGCATGAAAAAGTAA
- the smc gene encoding chromosome segregation protein SMC: MHLKKLIVSGFKSFADKVTLNFNEGITGIVGPNGSGKSNVIDSVRWVMGEQNAKHLRGQVATDIIFAGSHKRKALGMAEVTLVFDNSDSSPFCPPEYRHETEIALSRRLYVDGQREYFINKKPCRLKDIVGFFATTGLGGRSYSMIQQGQVDRILNAKPEDVREILEEAAGTMVFKNRRQAAQKKLEATIDNLDRIEDIVTELERQLEALQGQVEKAEKWKGLSDRLKEQELNLFGHNFFHYTGKLQELTLKLEKDTDVEIETSNDIGKLDVRVQELQQALAEADPELDQIREDISILREQIARAEGSISSAMAALESGEKRLIELDESLDSEDQGLDILRQQVERIMTEYDQAQENLQQCRDVIESFRYEVEQVEESALVFENKSEDLSDQIRNLDRLLESNGLRCESIERERTRITGDVGERRARIDQLREDLSQMNSKVSLFEESVSEKQAFLDEGIAEKQALEEQIEEIRRSLDNRRAERESFREQYFDYRARFNSLKALEDQSDSITETLEKVAEHNSELGSISILTDLIQYADGRHDLSQGVRSAFEIWAERAVVKGYEQLQQLAGVMSEHGIGNLPVSLLSLEPVAAPQIPHLEALKPYLACAEGVSGIDRLVDRLYFVRDDIALKSFADDIPPGIIVFTSRGLILSGQSDFVIRAGAQGQGKLSRKAEIEQLGEQITHVEAEIATIDGALEQLQFDQDELKDKIREIEDDIGSRNKDALSLMSDLQSCKQNRDHVLELKEDAERMLEEHLTRDRSLVHELEELGEARISIGQEKEELSAEIESLQEEFEAIGERKEEVRRMQQRHEVDLAKYETKVQALKDSHEQSSAQLMRSEASLTKRKDERVKIETQIEDAEKQKAQSRQEMESYLYRRDELEEELNVRRERSSGILDELKAVEDQLKEARKKQSTLQTDKAKTHGEIERLRTVVKGLLEQAQEKYQINLMDHKIDYQADFDAESVQKEVQSLRAQIEALGGINMVAIDEYKRLKERYEFIQSQKEEVSGSILLLEEAISEIEDTSREKFAAIFETVNHNFTELFPILFPGGEAKLQLVEGEDILNAGVEIMVRMPGKTPRSMTLYSGGEKALTAISLIFALLKTKPTPFCFLDEVDAPLDEANVGRYNKVLEALSDRFQFIVITHNRRTMEVLDQLYGVTMQEGGVSTVVGVDMQKDLPAHLRKAFKQEGNRAVEGASAN, from the coding sequence ATGCACTTAAAAAAGCTGATCGTCTCTGGATTTAAATCTTTCGCTGACAAAGTGACCCTGAATTTTAATGAAGGCATCACGGGAATTGTCGGTCCAAATGGCTCCGGCAAATCAAATGTGATCGATTCCGTTCGCTGGGTCATGGGAGAGCAGAACGCTAAGCATCTCCGCGGCCAGGTTGCTACGGACATTATCTTTGCTGGCTCTCACAAGCGAAAGGCCCTCGGCATGGCTGAGGTAACCTTGGTTTTCGATAATTCAGATAGCAGCCCATTTTGCCCGCCAGAATACCGTCATGAAACCGAAATCGCCTTATCTCGCCGCCTTTATGTGGACGGACAACGGGAATACTTTATCAATAAAAAGCCCTGCCGGTTGAAAGACATCGTGGGCTTTTTTGCGACCACTGGCCTTGGCGGCCGCAGTTATTCAATGATCCAACAGGGTCAGGTCGATCGAATTCTAAATGCGAAGCCGGAAGATGTGCGCGAGATTCTAGAAGAAGCTGCGGGTACCATGGTTTTTAAAAACCGCCGTCAGGCGGCGCAGAAGAAGCTTGAAGCCACCATCGATAATCTCGATCGAATTGAAGATATCGTGACCGAGCTTGAGCGACAGCTCGAAGCCTTGCAAGGCCAGGTTGAAAAAGCTGAAAAGTGGAAAGGCTTATCGGATCGCTTAAAAGAGCAAGAACTGAATCTTTTTGGTCATAATTTTTTTCACTACACCGGTAAGCTCCAAGAGCTGACATTGAAGCTGGAAAAAGATACCGATGTTGAAATCGAAACCTCGAATGACATTGGCAAGCTTGATGTTCGCGTCCAAGAATTGCAGCAAGCTCTCGCTGAAGCAGATCCAGAGCTGGATCAGATTCGCGAAGATATTTCTATATTGCGAGAGCAGATCGCGCGGGCTGAGGGATCGATTTCCTCAGCGATGGCAGCGCTAGAGTCTGGCGAAAAACGCTTGATTGAACTTGATGAATCACTCGATAGCGAAGATCAGGGTTTAGACATCCTGAGGCAGCAAGTCGAACGTATTATGACGGAATATGATCAGGCTCAGGAAAATCTTCAGCAATGCCGCGATGTGATTGAGTCTTTTCGGTATGAAGTTGAGCAAGTTGAAGAGTCGGCGCTGGTCTTTGAGAATAAGTCAGAGGATTTGAGTGATCAAATTCGTAACTTGGACCGACTTTTGGAAAGCAATGGTCTGCGATGTGAATCCATCGAGCGAGAAAGAACGCGAATCACGGGAGATGTTGGGGAGCGCCGCGCACGAATTGACCAGCTTCGCGAAGATCTCAGTCAGATGAATAGCAAGGTAAGTCTATTCGAAGAAAGCGTCTCTGAAAAGCAAGCTTTCCTAGATGAAGGGATCGCTGAGAAGCAGGCCTTAGAGGAGCAGATCGAAGAAATTCGTCGCTCGTTGGATAATCGAAGGGCCGAGCGAGAGAGCTTTCGTGAGCAGTACTTCGACTATCGCGCTCGCTTTAATTCACTGAAAGCCTTGGAAGATCAATCAGACTCCATCACTGAAACCCTCGAAAAGGTCGCCGAACATAACTCTGAGCTGGGCTCCATATCGATTCTTACCGACCTGATCCAGTACGCCGATGGCCGGCATGATCTCTCTCAGGGAGTGCGATCAGCATTCGAAATTTGGGCTGAACGAGCGGTTGTCAAAGGCTACGAACAATTGCAGCAGCTGGCCGGAGTGATGAGTGAGCATGGGATTGGTAATTTACCAGTTTCACTACTTTCACTTGAGCCTGTGGCCGCACCGCAAATCCCTCATCTAGAAGCTTTGAAGCCTTATCTGGCCTGTGCTGAAGGTGTGAGTGGGATCGATCGCTTGGTCGATCGGCTTTACTTCGTGCGCGACGACATTGCTCTTAAAAGTTTTGCTGATGATATTCCACCAGGAATTATCGTTTTTACCAGCCGTGGCCTAATCCTTTCAGGGCAATCTGATTTTGTGATCCGGGCTGGCGCACAAGGGCAGGGTAAACTATCCAGAAAAGCCGAGATTGAACAACTTGGGGAACAGATCACTCATGTTGAGGCTGAGATAGCTACCATTGATGGTGCTTTGGAGCAGTTGCAGTTCGATCAAGATGAATTGAAAGACAAGATTCGAGAGATTGAAGACGATATCGGCTCTCGGAATAAAGATGCTCTAAGCTTGATGTCTGATCTACAAAGCTGTAAGCAGAATCGAGACCACGTCCTTGAGTTGAAAGAAGATGCGGAACGAATGCTGGAGGAGCATCTGACCCGTGATCGTAGCTTGGTCCATGAGCTCGAAGAACTTGGCGAAGCCCGCATATCGATCGGTCAAGAGAAGGAAGAGCTTTCGGCAGAGATCGAGTCGCTCCAAGAGGAGTTCGAGGCCATTGGAGAACGCAAAGAAGAGGTTCGTCGCATGCAACAACGGCATGAGGTGGATCTGGCGAAGTATGAAACCAAAGTCCAAGCCCTCAAAGACTCTCACGAACAAAGTTCAGCCCAGCTAATGCGCTCCGAAGCTTCGTTGACAAAGCGTAAAGATGAGCGGGTTAAAATTGAGACTCAGATTGAAGACGCAGAAAAGCAGAAGGCTCAAAGTCGACAAGAGATGGAGTCCTATCTTTATCGCCGTGATGAGCTTGAAGAAGAGCTAAATGTTCGTCGAGAACGAAGCTCTGGAATCCTAGACGAGCTAAAAGCAGTAGAAGATCAGCTAAAAGAAGCCCGCAAGAAGCAATCGACCTTGCAAACGGATAAGGCTAAGACCCATGGTGAGATCGAGCGGCTCCGAACTGTTGTTAAGGGGCTCTTGGAGCAAGCCCAAGAGAAGTATCAGATTAACTTGATGGATCATAAGATCGATTATCAAGCTGATTTTGATGCAGAGTCTGTGCAAAAAGAAGTGCAGAGCCTGAGAGCACAAATTGAAGCCTTAGGTGGCATCAATATGGTTGCGATTGATGAATACAAGCGTTTAAAAGAGCGTTACGAATTTATTCAGAGCCAAAAAGAAGAGGTGTCGGGTAGTATTCTGCTTTTGGAAGAGGCTATTTCCGAAATCGAAGATACATCGCGAGAAAAGTTTGCAGCAATCTTTGAAACGGTCAATCATAACTTTACCGAACTTTTTCCAATCCTCTTTCCAGGTGGTGAAGCGAAGCTACAGCTTGTAGAAGGGGAAGATATTCTCAATGCCGGTGTTGAAATTATGGTGAGGATGCCCGGCAAGACACCACGGAGCATGACTCTGTATTCCGGTGGTGAAAAAGCTCTCACAGCGATCTCCTTGATCTTTGCTCTGCTTAAAACCAAGCCTACACCCTTCTGCTTCCTAGATGAGGTCGATGCGCCGTTGGATGAGGCCAATGTGGGGCGCTATAATAAGGTTCTCGAAGCCTTATCCGATCGCTTCCAGTTTATTGTTATCACTCACAACCGCCGAACTATGGAAGTTCTTGATCAGCTCTACGGGGTCACGATGCAAGAAGGTGGTGTGTCGACGGTTGTTGGAGTCGATATGCAGAAGGATCTGCCAGCTCACCTGCGCAAAGCCTTCAAGCAAGAAGGTAATCGCGCTGTTGAAGGTGCCAGCGCAAACTAG
- a CDS encoding aspartate kinase, translated as MYSESDHRPIVQKYGGTSVGNVDRIKHIAKRVSEQVEQGYQKIAIVVSAMSGETNRLVGLVGDINPKAPAKHYDLAVSAGEQVSVALMASALEAEGVSARGFTAYQLGIVTDEYHSQARIQEIDCRKLFDVWERGEIPVIAGFQGITRQGEITTLGRGGSDTSAVALAVALDAAFCEINTDVDGVFTADPRVVPNARLNLEMDFEVALEMASLGSKVLHARCVELGAKYRMPIVVRNTFKENDSDRTKIMSFNDQQRLEAPVVSGVTLARDVVRMTVDCMPPDQRLVSGLFENIAEAGVNVDIIVHNRSDRRDAMRLGFSIGRSDLGKTLEILDAWKGGVSAEPMIDHEEGLAKVSVVGLGMQSHPGVASRCFAVLSERDINIHMISTSEIKISCVISEGQADLAAQALHEAFLDE; from the coding sequence ATGTATTCAGAAAGCGATCATCGCCCCATTGTTCAGAAGTACGGAGGCACCTCAGTCGGCAATGTCGACCGGATAAAACACATCGCCAAACGAGTCAGCGAGCAAGTGGAACAGGGTTACCAGAAGATTGCCATCGTCGTGAGCGCCATGTCAGGAGAAACAAATCGGCTGGTAGGTCTTGTTGGCGATATTAATCCGAAAGCACCAGCAAAACACTATGATTTGGCCGTGTCAGCTGGTGAACAAGTATCTGTGGCATTGATGGCATCGGCACTTGAAGCAGAGGGAGTTTCTGCCAGAGGCTTCACAGCCTACCAGCTGGGTATTGTTACAGATGAGTACCACTCCCAAGCACGGATTCAAGAAATCGATTGTCGCAAGTTGTTTGATGTTTGGGAAAGAGGTGAAATTCCTGTGATAGCAGGCTTTCAGGGCATTACGCGGCAGGGTGAAATCACAACTCTCGGGCGAGGCGGGAGCGACACCTCCGCTGTGGCCCTGGCGGTCGCTCTTGATGCTGCTTTTTGCGAAATCAACACTGATGTGGACGGCGTTTTTACTGCAGACCCTAGGGTCGTGCCCAATGCCCGGCTGAATCTTGAGATGGACTTTGAGGTTGCCCTTGAAATGGCGTCTCTGGGCAGCAAAGTCTTGCATGCTCGCTGTGTGGAGTTGGGTGCAAAATATCGAATGCCCATTGTTGTTCGCAATACCTTCAAAGAAAACGATTCAGATAGGACTAAAATTATGAGTTTTAACGATCAGCAGAGACTAGAGGCACCGGTGGTTTCAGGAGTAACTTTAGCGCGGGATGTGGTCCGTATGACAGTAGACTGCATGCCCCCCGATCAGCGGCTGGTTTCAGGGCTATTTGAGAATATTGCTGAGGCGGGGGTGAATGTTGACATTATTGTTCATAACCGATCGGATCGCCGCGACGCTATGCGTCTTGGGTTCTCTATCGGTCGCTCTGATTTAGGAAAGACTCTGGAAATCCTGGATGCTTGGAAAGGTGGAGTCTCTGCTGAACCCATGATTGATCATGAAGAAGGGCTTGCCAAAGTATCTGTTGTGGGGCTTGGGATGCAAAGCCATCCTGGGGTTGCGAGCCGGTGTTTTGCGGTTTTGTCGGAACGGGATATAAACATTCACATGATCTCGACCTCTGAGATCAAAATATCTTGTGTGATTTCGGAAGGGCAAGCAGACCTGGCAGCTCAGGCATTGCATGAGGCTTTTTTAGACGAGTAA
- a CDS encoding flagellar basal body-associated FliL family protein codes for MADEEKDEAPAEAPAEGGGEDDSGGGKKKLLIIAIIALVLVLGGGVGAFFMLSGGDEGQEKEVATEVNEEATADPAPEDGAEEAGDDGEEKAEGEAKEGAPTEGEGAKSAEGTQGQTPAKSEEDLGIDFGDTYQMKTFNLNLGNALENRFVRLEVTLEFSGGEKQKKEITKRLPQLRDAVISVVSRKTREFLLAPDGKDALRKEILIRINRYMKQKIDAVYITDILIE; via the coding sequence ATGGCTGACGAAGAGAAAGATGAAGCTCCCGCCGAAGCTCCGGCCGAAGGTGGCGGTGAAGACGATTCCGGTGGTGGTAAGAAAAAACTCCTGATTATCGCGATCATTGCATTAGTTCTCGTTCTTGGCGGTGGTGTAGGGGCATTTTTTATGCTGAGTGGTGGTGACGAGGGCCAAGAAAAAGAAGTTGCCACAGAAGTCAATGAAGAGGCTACTGCAGATCCGGCTCCTGAAGACGGTGCAGAAGAAGCTGGCGATGATGGTGAGGAGAAGGCTGAAGGCGAAGCGAAAGAAGGCGCGCCCACTGAAGGCGAGGGTGCTAAGTCAGCTGAGGGAACTCAGGGTCAAACACCAGCTAAAAGTGAGGAAGACCTAGGAATCGATTTCGGCGATACCTATCAGATGAAAACATTCAATTTGAACTTGGGTAATGCTTTAGAAAATCGCTTCGTTCGCCTTGAAGTGACACTTGAATTTTCAGGTGGAGAAAAGCAAAAAAAGGAAATTACAAAGCGACTTCCTCAGTTAAGGGACGCAGTGATCAGCGTTGTGAGTCGGAAGACAAGAGAGTTTTTACTTGCTCCTGATGGTAAAGATGCGCTTCGCAAAGAGATTTTGATCAGAATTAATCGCTATATGAAGCAGAAAATCGATGCTGTTTATATAACGGATATACTTATTGAATAA
- the fliM gene encoding flagellar motor switch protein FliM: MSQVLSQSEVDALLSAVSDNRVDADDDGGDEGLQSGVVQYDLANQDRIIRGRMPTLDIIHDRFIRLFRVTLSNSLRKMANLSVNSTGPLKFSEFMNSLPLPSCLNILRLDPLRGAAVMVIESKLLYALVDSFFGGNDVPYTKIEGKDFTQIEIKIARRVVLSAIDDLEKAWEPVYPLKIGYSRTEINPQFVAVVPPSDVVIATTFDVELEKVSGTIKIVIPYSTLEPIKSKLSVGFQSEQLEVDFIWINRVKEQIMQTTANLVVKLGEANIQLRDIMNLEIGDIIQLDTDATMPLDVLVEGVPKFKGIPGLLKGNRAIRVTESMFDL, encoded by the coding sequence ATGAGTCAGGTGTTATCTCAAAGTGAAGTTGATGCACTCTTATCTGCGGTGTCGGACAATCGTGTTGATGCAGATGATGATGGTGGCGATGAGGGCCTTCAAAGTGGTGTTGTCCAATATGATCTGGCGAATCAAGACCGTATCATCCGTGGTCGTATGCCGACCTTGGATATTATTCACGATCGATTTATTCGACTCTTTCGTGTGACCCTATCAAACTCTTTAAGAAAAATGGCGAACCTGAGTGTAAACTCCACAGGGCCACTCAAATTCTCTGAATTTATGAATTCTCTACCCTTGCCTTCATGTTTGAATATTTTGAGGTTGGACCCTCTTCGTGGGGCAGCCGTGATGGTGATTGAATCAAAGCTTCTCTATGCTTTGGTTGATAGTTTTTTTGGTGGCAACGACGTTCCCTATACAAAGATCGAAGGCAAGGATTTCACGCAGATCGAAATCAAGATTGCTCGAAGGGTTGTTTTGTCAGCAATTGATGATTTGGAGAAAGCTTGGGAGCCTGTCTATCCCCTAAAAATCGGCTACAGTCGAACTGAAATCAACCCACAATTCGTTGCTGTTGTTCCGCCTTCAGATGTCGTCATCGCAACAACTTTTGATGTTGAGCTTGAAAAAGTATCAGGCACTATAAAGATTGTGATTCCCTATTCTACCTTAGAGCCCATTAAATCCAAATTGTCGGTAGGTTTTCAGAGTGAGCAGCTGGAAGTTGACTTTATCTGGATCAATAGGGTGAAAGAGCAGATCATGCAGACAACTGCCAATTTAGTTGTCAAACTTGGGGAAGCTAACATCCAGCTGCGGGACATTATGAATCTTGAGATTGGCGATATCATTCAGCTTGATACCGACGCAACCATGCCTCTCGATGTTCTAGTGGAAGGAGTGCCCAAATTTAAAGGTATTCCTGGGCTTCTCAAAGGCAATCGAGCCATTCGAGTAACTGAATCCATGTTTGATTTATAG